One segment of Candidatus Nanopelagicales bacterium DNA contains the following:
- a CDS encoding APC family permease: MPLSEGLKRLLVGRALRSDRLHETYLSKKIALPVFASDALSSNAYATQEILLVLSLGGVSLYEWGPLVAAGVVLIYFAVVMSYRQTVHAYPSGGGDYEVVTHNLGPNWGVFVASALLIDYVMTVAVSIASAVDNLGSVFPAISLHNVWWAVGIIVVITLLNLRGMKESGGLFAAPTYFFMAAIFVMIATAIIRMIFGANLQAESASWNILPEGSFTGFALAFLIMRSFSSGTTALTGIEAVANGVPAFKPPKSKNAATTLALLGIISMAMFVGITWLAIKTGVKITHKDSELVGLPEGQAQKTVIVQIANAVFSEQVIPVLVISLATALILALAANTAFNGFPVMGSILAKDGYLPRQLHTRGDRLAFSNGILTLAALAIVLIVIYQADVTALIQLYILGVFVSFTLSQIGMVRHWTRNLKSETNPKERGKMRRSRGINFFGFIMTGLVLVIVLLTKFTHGAWLVVVAMPVIFAIMKIIHGHYERVSRELATRDDEKVVLPSRVHALVLVSKIHKPTLRALAYARASRPTVLEAITVNVDDDDTAALQADWARREIPVTLKILDSPYREITRPILTYVRDLRSDNPNDIVMVFIPEYVVGRWWEQLLHNQSALRLKSRLLFTPGVMVTSVPWQLASSELAVNKDE; encoded by the coding sequence GTGCCGTTGTCCGAGGGTCTTAAGCGTCTCCTAGTTGGTCGTGCATTACGCAGCGATCGTCTCCACGAGACCTATTTGTCAAAGAAAATCGCCCTGCCTGTGTTCGCCAGCGATGCGCTGTCCTCGAACGCGTATGCCACACAGGAAATCCTGTTGGTGCTCTCGCTTGGCGGGGTGAGCCTCTACGAGTGGGGGCCGTTGGTAGCTGCTGGTGTCGTACTCATTTACTTCGCGGTGGTGATGTCGTATCGCCAAACCGTGCACGCCTATCCAAGTGGTGGTGGCGACTATGAAGTGGTCACACATAACCTCGGGCCAAATTGGGGTGTGTTTGTAGCAAGTGCGCTACTGATTGATTACGTCATGACCGTCGCGGTATCGATTGCATCTGCCGTCGACAACCTAGGTTCCGTGTTTCCTGCAATCAGTTTGCACAATGTGTGGTGGGCGGTGGGGATCATCGTGGTGATCACCTTGCTGAACTTGCGTGGCATGAAGGAATCCGGCGGATTGTTCGCGGCGCCAACCTATTTCTTCATGGCAGCAATTTTCGTCATGATCGCAACAGCGATTATTCGGATGATCTTTGGTGCAAATCTCCAGGCAGAAAGTGCTTCTTGGAACATTCTTCCCGAAGGTTCATTTACTGGCTTCGCGTTGGCATTTCTCATTATGCGTTCATTCTCTTCAGGTACCACTGCGTTGACCGGTATAGAAGCGGTGGCAAATGGCGTCCCTGCCTTCAAGCCGCCGAAGTCCAAGAATGCAGCAACGACCTTGGCTTTGCTCGGGATTATTTCCATGGCCATGTTCGTGGGTATTACATGGCTAGCAATTAAGACTGGCGTGAAGATTACGCACAAGGATTCTGAATTAGTGGGTCTGCCAGAGGGCCAGGCACAAAAAACTGTCATTGTTCAGATTGCTAATGCGGTATTCAGTGAACAAGTGATTCCTGTGTTGGTAATTTCACTTGCGACTGCATTGATCCTGGCACTGGCCGCAAACACTGCTTTTAATGGTTTCCCTGTCATGGGTTCGATCTTGGCCAAAGACGGGTACCTTCCGCGTCAATTGCACACGCGCGGCGATCGTCTCGCATTCAGCAATGGCATCCTCACGTTAGCCGCATTAGCAATTGTCTTAATCGTGATCTACCAAGCAGACGTAACAGCATTGATTCAGCTGTACATCCTTGGCGTATTTGTTTCGTTCACGTTGAGTCAGATCGGCATGGTTCGTCACTGGACAAGAAATCTGAAGTCAGAGACCAATCCAAAGGAACGCGGCAAAATGCGTCGTTCTCGAGGCATAAATTTCTTTGGTTTCATCATGACTGGGCTCGTGCTCGTGATTGTGCTGCTCACAAAGTTCACTCATGGTGCCTGGCTAGTTGTCGTGGCAATGCCGGTCATTTTCGCCATCATGAAAATCATTCATGGTCATTACGAGCGTGTAAGTCGTGAGCTTGCCACCAGAGATGATGAAAAAGTCGTTCTTCCATCTCGTGTGCACGCGCTTGTATTGGTTTCCAAGATCCATAAGCCAACACTGCGTGCCCTTGCCTATGCCCGTGCATCACGCCCGACAGTGCTTGAAGCAATTACAGTCAACGTTGACGACGATGACACTGCTGCGTTACAAGCCGATTGGGCTCGTCGTGAAATTCCTGTGACCCTGAAAATCCTTGATTCGCCATATCGAGAAATTACGCGCCCAATTTTGACGTACGTTCGCGATCTTCGATCCGATAATCCAAATGACATTGTGATGGTGTTTATTCCTGAATATGTTGTTGGTCGCTGGTGGGAACAGTTGTTACATAATCAATCTGCATTGAGGTTGAAGAGTCGATTGCTCTTCACTCCGGGCGTGATGGTGACCAGCGTGCCTTGGCAGTTGGCATCCAGTGAATTGGCCGTTAATAAAGATGAATAA
- a CDS encoding TrkA family potassium uptake protein produces MHIVILGCGRVGSLLGEFLDKSGHSVAIIDQDASAFRRLPADFGGLTVKGIGFDRETLESAGIERAGAFAAVSSGDNTNILAARVARETYNVERVVARIYDQRRAEIYERLGIPTVATVAWTSSQIMRRILPLGSDELFRDASGYLAVGAISFGSVWIGKRAVELEVASGARITYITRYGEPSIPNAETVLQEGDQVYATYRTDQVAHVVRVFAHGPVEA; encoded by the coding sequence GTGCACATCGTCATCCTTGGGTGCGGACGAGTCGGATCCCTCCTAGGTGAATTCCTCGACAAGTCTGGTCACTCCGTGGCCATCATCGATCAGGACGCCTCAGCCTTCCGTCGACTCCCTGCTGATTTTGGTGGGCTCACGGTCAAAGGCATTGGCTTTGACCGTGAAACGCTTGAAAGTGCAGGGATCGAACGCGCAGGCGCTTTTGCCGCGGTCAGTAGCGGTGATAACACCAATATTTTGGCTGCGCGTGTGGCCCGAGAGACCTACAACGTAGAACGCGTCGTGGCTCGAATTTATGACCAGCGTCGAGCAGAAATCTACGAACGTCTCGGTATTCCCACCGTTGCAACCGTGGCCTGGACATCAAGCCAAATCATGCGCCGCATACTTCCGCTCGGTAGCGATGAACTCTTCCGCGATGCAAGCGGATACCTAGCCGTCGGTGCCATTTCATTTGGCTCTGTGTGGATTGGTAAGCGTGCCGTTGAGCTTGAGGTGGCATCTGGTGCTCGAATTACGTACATCACGCGTTATGGCGAACCATCCATCCCCAACGCTGAGACAGTGCTTCAAGAGGGCGACCAGGTGTATGCCACATACCGAACAGACCAAGTTGCCCACGTAGTGCGCGTGTTTGCGCACGGACCAGTGGAGGCATAG